One Thermoanaerobaculales bacterium DNA window includes the following coding sequences:
- a CDS encoding cupin domain-containing protein: protein MATVTARFVDKPWGHEEIFARTERYVGKILSITAGESLSLQYHRLKEETLRVLDGEVELIAGDRADRLVSHRLAAGAVFHVPPGTLHRLTAVTSCRLVEVSTPELDDVVRLDDRYGRAGTSDP, encoded by the coding sequence ATGGCGACGGTGACCGCACGCTTCGTGGACAAGCCGTGGGGGCACGAGGAGATCTTCGCCCGCACCGAGCGCTACGTCGGCAAGATACTGAGCATCACCGCGGGCGAGTCGCTCAGCCTCCAGTACCACCGGCTCAAGGAGGAGACGCTGCGGGTCCTCGACGGCGAGGTCGAGCTGATCGCCGGCGACCGCGCCGACCGCCTCGTCAGCCATCGGCTCGCAGCCGGCGCGGTGTTCCACGTGCCGCCGGGCACGCTCCACCGCTTGACGGCGGTCACGAGCTGCCGGCTGGTCGAGGTCTCGACACCGGAGCTCGACGACGTGGTCCGGCTCGACGACCGGTACGGGCGAGCCGGCACCAGCGACCCGTGA